A genomic stretch from Bos javanicus breed banteng chromosome 29, ARS-OSU_banteng_1.0, whole genome shotgun sequence includes:
- the LOC133240976 gene encoding olfactory receptor 8A1-like, translating into MAAQNHSTVTEFILGGLINQPELQLPFFFLFLGIYSVTMIGNLGVITLICLNAQLHTPMYYFLSSLSLLDLCYSSVITPKMLVNFVSEKNTISYAGCMAQFYFFIVFVIAECYMLTVMAYDRYVAICRPLLYNIIMSHGVCSLLVAAVYTMGLIGSTIEIGLMLKLSYCEHLISYYFCDVVPLMKLSCSSTYHIEITTFFLAGFNIIVTSLTIFVSYAFILSSILRIPSTEGRSKAFSTCSSHLAAVGLFYGSTTFLYLKPPTGSSLAQENVVSLFYTTGIPMLNPLIYSLRNKEVKAAMQKTLRRKLFGCKCHYSFSG; encoded by the coding sequence ATGGCTGCACAAAACCACTCCACAGTGACAGAGTTCATTCTTGGAGGTTTAATAAATCAGCCAGAGCTCCAACTacccttcttcttcctcttccttgggATCTACTCAGTCACCATGATAGGGAACCTGGGTGTGataacactgatttgtctgaATGCTCAGCTTCATACACCCATGTACTACTTTCTCAGCAGTCTATCACTATTAGATCTCTGCTACTCCTCTGTCATTACCCCTAAGATGCTGGTGAACTTTGTGTCAGAAAAGAACACCATCTCCTATGCAGGGTGCATGGCCCAGTTCTACTTCTTCATTGTGTTTGTCATTGCTGAGTGTTACATGCTgacagtgatggcctatgaccgctatgttgcCATCTGCAGACCTCTGCTTTACAACATCATCATGTCTCATGGAGTCTGCTCCCTCCTGGTGGCTGCAGTCTATACCATGGGGCTCATTGGCTCAACCATAGAAATTGGCCTCATGTTAAAACTATCCTATTGTGAGCACCTCATCAGTTACTACTTCTGTGATGTTGTCCCACTCATGAAGCTCTCCTGCTCCAGCACTTATCATATTGAAATAACAACTTTCTTTTTGGCTGGATTTAACATCATAGTCACCAGCTTAACAATCTTTGTTTCCTATGCTTTTATTCTCTCCAGCATCCTCCGTATCCCCTCCACAGAGGGAAGGTCCAAAGCCTTCAGTACATGCAGCTCCCATCTTGCAGCTGTGGGATTGTTTTATGGATCTACCACATTCTTGTACTTAAAACCCCCCACAGGCAGTTCCCTGGCCCAGGAGAATGTCGTCTCCCTGTTCTACACCACAGGAATACCCATGCTGAACCCCCTAATCTACAGCTTGAGAAATAAGGAAGTGAAAGCTGCCATGCAGAAAACACTAAGGAGAAAACTCTTTGGATGCAAATGtcattattctttttcaggttga